A stretch of DNA from Maniola hyperantus chromosome 14, iAphHyp1.2, whole genome shotgun sequence:
atttatccaaaaaaaattacgaagCGAATTTGCTtgtaaattgctttttgggcaaagtgtCATTGAATGGCAAAgctggctagtttgacggtaactataccatttaggacgtaggatttaggaaggtggaaaaGCCCTAAAGTCTAGTCTAAAGTCAACAAAACAGGTTATGAAATTCGTCACAAACGACTATGTGTCAAATATTCACACGTTTAGTGTCCGTTCACACAGACCGGTTCGGACAGAATCGGACGGTGGTCTTCTTTTCACACAGAGCTCCGGCGCGCGTACGGTTGGAACTGGCCGGAGTGAACTGACCAAGCTTTGTTTCACATAGACCGGCTGGAAGAGCACTGTACTGAAAGAGTACGCAAACGGAGCTGTTCGGCGCGAGAGCGGAACAGCGCGTCATCAGAAATCATACGTAGCCGTAGGTCAGCTCCTTTTATTTTTTCACACTAACCGCGTAAGGTTTGCTCTCTGACATTCTCAATAACAAAAGAGGtgatatgtaaaaataaaccttatttCAACTATCCAACACTCTATTTTAATCGCTATCAAAATCTGCTCTCCGGTCCCAGCCGGTCTGTGTGAACGGACACTTAAAGTTTCGTGCAAACTTGTGCTTACGGTTAGCGTTGCAGAGTATGAGTTACTATGACGTACAGATCTTTGACCGTTTAACAATCTAATTAAATAATCACTAAGTAAATCGCATTCAACCGTTTACCATGTTGGTATGTTTCGACTCGCACCTCTTTTATACATTTCAATAAAGTTAACATCGCACAAGTTTATTTATCACAAACAAACAGTCTCCCGCaggaattaatttttaaaatttttacgaCTCTACGGTTTTTATGGTCCAGTTTAAATGTTTTAACAAAGGCGTGGTTGACGTgtgtgtaaaataatttataaattttattagttgcgtctgtctgtctgacttaAATTTTAATCCCATGTGGCTGACAACcattgttataattattatttaggtattagTTATCTTAATCTCtactatatgtatataaaaatgaatcgctgaatgtgctgctgatcgcaaatctcgagaacagctgaaccgatttcgctaattcttttattataatattgcttgaagtacgaggatggttcttacggagagaaaaatttaaaaaatagtaagaataaaaaaaataaaaaattaaagaaccgactgttaggcggtacaaagttcgccgggtcggctagttttacataaaattttaaaatccaaAGGAAAAGTCAATTGTATTCAGTaactaataagtacctacctacttgagtTTACCTATTAattgtgtaaaataataattgtttaaaagggctaaaaagcaaaaaaaaccaagcataggtatagttcgccacaggtcgagatggcaatcggggagagacgccccgcacacccgcacagcctcggGAGGGCCAgggcggatgacgtgcgggtgtgtggggcgtcacaccgcctcgtaccccgattgccatctcaatctgtcgccgATTTTAGGTCTAGTGCTATTTTTCCGTGATCGCAATCACAAGTGTTGTACCTAGGCATAAAAGTAGGGCAAAACATGCGAACTATGCATAGAAAACAGAACAAACTGTTTTTGCTTTTCTCCCGACTTATCTTAATTAACCACGGTTTTTACCATTTCTTCCAGCAATTCTATATAATTACATAGTAGATAGGTGTTAATCTTCGTACAATGCTCGCTTTCACGCATTTTCTACACTTCATGTAAATATTTGCACGCCATCAAATAAATACTGAGTTTAGCGCCAAGTGCGTGACGTCTTTGAAGTTTGAAGTGgagttttagatttttttttaatttgattaaaataattattctattttGGCCGGTtgtttataatacatattaattatgtttagttttttttagggttccgtacctcaaaaggaaaaactgttagcgggctgtacagtgcgacaaggctatcttggcgcgtggcgaaaatcggaactaactaactacctaccacTTTTACAAGCTACGCCGCTGTACCTGCTCAGAAACCTTATTTTAATGGCTTAGCCAATCATAACGCGGCCACATGCAGGTCTTCATatcaggtttatataaaaatctttacttgaaagtgtccagtttaagaaattagtcaaaataatgactaatttgtgagtagctcacgtcaaactcattatttggactaatttcttaaactggacactttcaagtaaagatttttatatttaagcatgtgaagatgatactgctaggggctcaatttgaatgccataagcttactttgtcgtattagtttacaaattgcgaaaaaccaaattaaatttgaatttcgcgggcagaccgtgtcttccaccttaatgtatcatcatcatcatcaaccaataggtgtccactgctggacataggtctcttgtagggacttccacacgccacggtcttgcgccgcctgaatccagcggctccctgcgactcgtctgatgtcgtccgtccacctaggggggggggggggcttccaacgctgcgttttccggtgcgaggtcgccattccagcaccttgggaccccaacgtctatcggttgtacgaactatgtgccctgcccattgccacttcagtttcgcaacccgttcagctatgtcggtcactctagttctcctacagatctcctcgtttctgatttgatcacgtagagaaactccaagcatagctctcttcatcgcccgctgacagactgagctttcttatgaggcccatagacACGAGCCCTTAATGTatagattttaataattctcaaCTGCCACATATCATATGCCGACATCTCATATCTCACAAAGTTCCAGCACGCCCTATTTAGCCGTAAAAATAAGCCCATTGATGAGGCCGGGTCAGTTACCGAAGCACAAAGGCCTCTCTGTGGATGGTCGTGAAGGGCGGAGGCCCTCGCGAGATGCGTTGCTTTATTTTGTGGCGCGCTTTCATCTGCGCCCGGCGTTCAAATGAGGATGTGCTAAGTGCGGTGATATCATCAACCTTAGTTACACTAGTTGAAAGAaaatggtcaagtgcgagtcggagtcgcacacaaagggttccgttccgtaccatcgtacaaacgGATCAAGCACACTGCCTattaggcagaatttggctgtagctttttgtttttataacatctccactgtttaccctgattcgcaataaagaaatttgtatttgtatttgtaaatttcagcccgatctgttctgtagtttgagctgtgcgttgatacatcagtcagtcaccttttccttttatatatttacatattgaTACGAAATTACAAGAAATTAAAAGCAAGAATAATAAGTATAAAGCGTATAAAAATAGTAGTAAAGTTCAACCCAGTTTTCTCAGAGCAAATCGTGTAATATGTAATCAGGGGGGCTATACATAGACTATAAAACTGTGACTATAGCTTGTACAGCTTAGCTTATCTAATCCTTCAACAAACATTTGTTTCTCACGGAGAGTCGATGCGCTGAGTGCTTTTTAAGCGGGTGATAACAGCCACTTTGGGGCTTGATTCGTTGCTTTCGGTTTGTTATTGAAACGTTATCGCCTTATCGGTTATTGGGAGGGGTTCGTACTTTCGTTCACACAGCTATAAAATCAAGGATTATATGCCCTTCATCACAGTCACGACCGAATTTACAGGCAAATCCTTCTGATTAAATATTTCttcgccgaatccaactcggttgggcagcgttcaggatgCTTCGACTTCGAGATGTCTTTCTTGTCCAAAaatcctcagtgcttgaagacccaaagtcttcgaacagtgcgtgttgccagtgatgacatatggatccgagacatggtcgctaactatgggtctcataagaaagctcagagtcactcagcgggtgatggagagagctatgcttggagtttctctatgtgatcaaatcagaaatgagtagatccgtagaactagagtaaccgacatagctcaacgggttgtgaagctgaagtggaaatgggcagggcacatagttcgtacaaccgatagacgcggTCTCAAAGTACTGGAGTGgcacctcgcaccggaaggcgcagcgttggaaggaccccctactaggtggacagacgacatcaagcgagtcgtagggagtcgctggattcaggcggcgcaagaccgtggcgtgtggaagtccctacaagagatctatgtccagcagtggacgtctatcggttacaAGGTAAATGCGCGACTCGAGCTATGCGATGCATCGATCGCAGGTGTTCTACAATTCTAGATCTATAACTAAGCAAGTTTCGGTTTTTATACCCTTTAACTTAACGTAACTTTTTTTGAAtgtatatttgtaactagcttatgctcgcgacttcgtccgcgtggactacacaaatttcaaacccctagttcacccccttacgagttgaattttcaaaaatcctttcttagcggatgcctaagtcataatagctatctgcatgccaaatttcagcccaatccatccagtagtttgagctgtgcgttgatagatcagtcagtcagtcaccttttccttttatatatttagactagcttatgctcgcgacttcgtccgcgtggactacacaaatttcaaacccctatttcacccccttacgagttgaattttcaaaaatcctttcttagcggatgcctaagtcataatagctatctgcatgccaaatttcagcccgatccatccagtagtttgagctgtgcgttgatagatcagtcagtcagtcaccttttccttttatatatttagactagcttatgctcgcgacttcgtccgcgtggactacacaaatttcaaacccctatttcacccccttaggagttgaattttcaaaaatcctttcttagcggatgcctacgtcataatagctatctgcatgccaaatttcagcccgatccatccagtagtttgagctgtgcgttgatagatcagtcagtcagtcacctttccttttatatatttagattttaggtcaatttgaagttttttattcatACGGGTTATGTTAGAAATTCGCtccgttttattattttacaacgaACGTTTGGATGGGATCATAAAGATTAAAGTGCATTATACGTCTTATAACAGTTCACCCAAAGATATTAaacaacagtaggtacctaatctattAATCTCTTTGGACTCACAGTATGTAAGGAAGCATCATAAAGTAAAGAGGAATTAGTTTTAacgtttttggggttccgtacccatagggtaaaacgggaccctattactaagactccactgtccgtccgtctgttcgtctgtcaccaggctgtatgtCATGAACCGTGAAAATTAGacaattgaaattttcatagatgatgtatttctgttacctctgtaacaacaaatactataaCAAATattagtggtagatgcatccgactattcgaaagtacttgtaaaagtttatttgaataaaaaagatttttttaataaaataaatatttgagggggctcccatacaacaaacgtgattttaaaagtgagataactatatacAAGAtagcaaataaattatattctattctaccaagtcaagtaggatatcatatgaattctattctattctaccaagtaggatatcatatgaaagagctttacttgtacattttaaaacagatttttatttctttttatgtataatagtttttgatttatcttacaaaatgtcgaaaaaatacgactgtagcacggaaccctcggtgcgcgagtctgactcgcacttggccggttttttatggttTGCAAGAAGCCGGTAGTAGTGCTCATCAAACGATTATTTTGAGTCACGGTTTTATGTTTGTCTATTTTTTTATGTGCTAAAGCAAGACAGACAGTGAAGTGCCTAAGTAATTTATAGATTTTCGGAGTTCatcttcatttttagggttccgtacctcaaaaagaaaaaggaacccttataggatcacttcgttgtatgtctgtatttttatttgtagagcattgcctctatcgttgagaccgacaaaacgtcatataggtatgagtgacagagacaacgccctacaaagcccaaatgtcattctaaaggccgatgtacctacattatatatagcctcaatagctcaaccggtaaaggagtggactgaaaaccgaaaggtcgacgacggttcaaaccccgcccgttgcactattgtcgtacctactcctagcacaagcctgacgcttagttgaagaggaaaggggaatattagtcattttaacatggctaatattctttaaaaaaaaaaaaaaattattacggGAAGATgcccgatagacgttggggtcccaatggcaatggaatggcaacctcgcagcgttggaagacccccactataggtggacggacgacaacaGACGAGTCGCATAGAGCCGCTGGGTctaggcagcgcaagaccgtggcgtgtggaagtccctacaagagacttatgtccagcagtggacgtctattggttgatgatgatgatgactgtaagtTAATATGCTGTTTCTTCATTTCAGATATACGTTGATAGCGTACTACGACATGTACTCGCAAATCTACACCACCACCAAGATCTGGATACAGCTGCTGCTCATCTGGTTCGTCTCTTTCGGCTTGATGGTGAGTATCTACAcctctaagggcgtttgtgcactcatccgtgaaatcacggattccgtaaagatacgaatcgaatgagtacgtatttgtatgacggccacttcgaagaatcacggatacgaaccgaatacggatgagtgcagaAATGTCCTAAGGGCCTTTGTGTAGTCATCCgtgatttgacggatccgtgaaaaaaatacgaatcgaatgtacgtatttgtatgacggccacttccaAGAACCACGGATACGAATCggatacggatgagtgcacaaacgccctaagacGCAAGATGAATCGCGTTTATTTctctatacctacttgttattgTTATCCTATGTCCTAATCTAGATTTTATCTAAACCTAGATTTTAGTTCTAATCTCAAAAATCATGAACGCGTGACctaagtaatccatactaataatataaatgggaaagtgagtctgtcggtctgtctgctagcttttcacggctcaacagtttaaccgattttgatgaagggttcagagttagcttacatccaggagaaggacataggttacttttcattccggaaaataagagagttcccacgggaactgaaataaaataaaaagtgcatGGTACGGAAcgcttcgtgtgcgaatccgactggtacttggccggtttttttcgcaGCGTGCGAATTTAGTCGACATTTGCTTGTTTGACACAAGCGACCATTATAATAAACCCTCACACTTAATGAATGAATAATCGTAAGgatattgacttatatattactgcgtatggacagggttattgaacaaacaaaatggcaccgactcagtggtgcgctagcaccaatgcaacctcagtgacgtctggatttcaaacgggtcgttcattagtatctaagaggtggcgctaatttatttggtttctaaaccgtgctTGTcatttatcttgtcatttatatcgatgcgtaAGGATTATGTGCGTGTGATATAAACGTAAATGGAATTTGTAGTTCATTGCACTTCTCACGTTACTTGTTTAATTGTCCCGAATTACCGCGCAAGCGCCGCGCATCCGTATTATGGTGCCCTAATTGACGAACGGACGACTGTAATTACAACTTCCATTGTTAATAGTGACGTATTTTGTTAGCATTGGTTCAGTGTCAACGAAAagtttcgcgctcgcttcgcttgcgATTTGCTCGTCGATCGATCATCCTGCCTTAAAATAGAGCcagcccccgattgtgtaagaaaaacttaTTCATCGTAATCGTAATCAACAGCAAATTGTATACGTTTTTTcacagcaattttttttaaatttattgactACGGAAATTCCAATAATAAGtacatttaaaatacacagttcgccatcctctagaaactgttgaagtttatgtgaggatggcgagttcgcttttatcgattgccatctcgacttgtcgtatacagtgcgacaaggctctcttggcacttgaatgacattgacagggggcgctggtggagaacaaaggcttagaatatggAATATtccttagaatattcaaacaagaacaaaggggacacttgacggcaacgttagttccgatttccgccacgcgccaagatagccttgtcgcactgtaggtaggtacgttgatTGTTGAATGGTCCCCGACCTCCATAGGCCTTAACTGGTAATTTAAATTGGTGATGTGGTAATTGGTAAACGCTTGCTCATTCAACGCCCGCGCCTACTCCACAATAATTTTGTGtacttaccttttttttttttattcagatacaagttagcccttgactgcaatctcacctggtggtaagtgatgatgcagtcagtatggcagtttttattaaacccataccccggtttctacacggcatcgtaccggaacgttaaatcgcttggcggcacagctttgtcggtagggtggtaactagccacggccgaagcctcccaccagaccagaccagaaatttagaaattataaaattccaaacccctgccaggcgattcgaacccgggacctcccactattaagaccacagcgctcaccactgcgccagggaggtcgtcaatattTATAGCTATATCTATGTAACTATGGCTATAATAGGATTATCATTGCTAGTTATAGGCATTGACAAATGCGAAGCGACGCGCGATGTCAGTAGCGCGGCTTTGTACGCGGTTCGGCGATTTCAGCCATTCCTAAACCGCTTGCGTTTAATTGCAGTGCGTGCTCAGCCTTATCTATGGCGGGAGGCTTTAAAAAAGTACAGCTCACCTTTAAAATGTAACGTGGTGGAATGGTCACGGGTGAGGTGGCCACTCCGCCACGTTCATGTACAAGGGTCCTACTCTAACAATTGCCTGCGGGAACCCTAGTAGGTGTCTCAATGAAACAGCGGTCGGAGTAAACGGTAGATTTATTCTTCATCCTAATTATATTTACATGAATCAATCAGCACTTATACATAGCCAACTACGGAACCGGACTCGTACGGGGTCTCGGGGTGCGGTGCGGCGCAATaataataaggactaaaatcgtactttcgacatgagagtttacattataaagttaaaatggccgCATTGGAGACGTTTTCGTATCGCGTTTTATCTGCCCAAGCCTTTAACATTGGTCTATTATTGATACTATTCAACGCATGAGGTCAGGCTATTTTTGGGGTTTTTGATTATGTTACTTCATTAATTCGCAGATGCTTCGTTGCGTTGCAGTGTTTAAATAAATGTATCTAGGAATAGACTGATTAGAATAGAAACTATACATAGAGCATGTAGGTTTGCGTTTGATCTAGATCTTACAATATGCCTAAATCGAACTTGGGAACTTTTGTaaatgtttagactttagagtctTTAGATAGATGCACCGATGCGTAGAGGTAGAGACCTATTAGACGGTTTCAATAAAGGAGACTATACACCTCCCGACAATGTCCTCCCGAACTGATTCcccattaaattaaattgatctTGACATGTCGGATATTTGTCAGATCCTCTAGGATCCGACATGTCAAgatcaatttaattaaattagttattCATTTagagtaaataaataactttaaataacGACCAATATATCCGATAAAAATAAGAATTAGGGATTAGGCGAAATAGTATAACCTTTTATATTACAACtggcttattcccgcaactttttccgcgtggactacacaaatttcaaccaactattttacccccttaggggttgaattttcgaaaattctttcttaacggatgtctaggccataatagcgatctgcatgcatttcagcccgatccgtccagtagtttgtattgtgcgttgaaagatcagtcaataatcagtcagacagcttttcTCTTTTATGCATATATAGATGCGTGAGAAGTTTCGCTTCTGTCCAAACAATACTTTACGTTTACCTTATGTTTTTTACAGATACCACCTCTCCTCGGCATTTGGGGCCAGCTGGGTCTGGACCCGAACACGTTTTCGTGCACGATCCTCCCTAAAGACGGGAAAAGCCCCAAAAAGTATCTGTTCGTGTTCGGCTTCGCACTGCCCTGCGTCGTGATCATCGTGTCCTACTCCTGCATCTACTGGCGCGTGAGAGAGAGCAAGAGGAAGCTTGAAGGTCGCAGGTGTGTATGTGGGTGAGATATCGAGCATGACTATTTGTAGCacttaaaagctagcagacagccagatagacagacagacacacacactttcgcatttataatattagtaggtatggattttaATACCTTTTCTCTCTGTCCACAGCAAACTCAGCGGACAAACAGCCAAAGAAAAGGAAGAAGATTCCCGCCTCACTACGTTAATGCTAACAATATTCCTGTGTTTCCTTGCTTGCTTCCTCCCTCTCATGATTATGAATGTGTCGGATGACGGCATTACATACCCTTGGCTCCATATAATCGCTTCAATATTAGCCTGGGCCTCCAGTGTGATCAACCCTATAATATACGCAGCTACCAATAGACAATATAGAGCGGCGTATGGCAaccttttgaaattttgtaaaaataatccCGTCGCACGAAGAACCACCTGGGGAAGCAGGACTGTTGGACATTCATCGAATTCTCCACATTACGTAGacaataaacgaaataatttGAAAGAAACGCCAACAAATTTATAGGCTTGCTGTAATCACTTGTCGATGCCAAGTTGGAAAGTGTATGGGGACCATTATAACTATTCTTGAATCTTGAATCGATCTCGTGAAAAATTGAACTCTTTCGAAAATTCTGTCATTTATTTTGTACAATGATACTAGAAAAAATACATAAGCATTCAGATTATAGCAGCGTGTTTGTGAtttaaacatacaaaaaatattaaggtACAGACAAATTTCTTTGGGTACAGATCGTTCACTATAACATATCCcatgccgtcatgttggcaccattgcaaataaCACAACAATGACTTCTAATGCTCGGGCCACATTAAGGAGACCGCTCGTGACGTAAAGCGTAGGCGGACGTAAAAATCCttgtaaaaatctaaaaatcatgaaattcaACGTCATTACTGCCACCCTTCCGCATCttaaatctgcatcaatcaatcattattacaatctaaactgttgtgattggctaaaattgttgcaacaatgcattgtagccaatagtgagcgagcattaaccaatcagaggtgacattgtagctgtcattctaagCAGCGTAcctacatacagtgcgacaaggctctcttggcacttgaatgacattgacagaggggcgctgttggagaacaaaggcttagaattttcaaacaagaacaaaggggacacttgacggcaacgttagttccgattttcgccacgcgccaaggtagACTTGTCGGACTGTAGATCCCGTACCCTAGCCCACTAGCCGTCTCAGTTAAATGACTTAACGACGACGAAACTTTTCTATCACTTTATTATATGATAAATCATGCGCATACTCATTTACCGTGTAGTTATTCACAGTTAAGCAGTCAAACACGAGTGGGTCTTTTCATGCACCAATAGTTTATAGTGTATGCGCGACAGAGCAAGTAGAATGACCCATATTAATCTT
This window harbors:
- the Tre1 gene encoding protein trapped in endoderm-1 isoform X1, whose protein sequence is MDPDMQNSTLDTIYPREATILAAACACIFSIVGVLGNFITTVALLMHPKLRGHVTTMFVLSLCVSDLLFCSINLPLTASRYIQQQWILGPRLCQMFAFVFYGNEAVSLLSMVAITINRYTLIAYYDMYSQIYTTTKIWIQLLLIWFVSFGLMIPPLLGIWGQLGLDPNTFSCTILPKDGKSPKKYLFVFGFALPCVVIIVSYSCIYWRVRESKRKLEGRRCVCGKLSGQTAKEKEEDSRLTTLMLTIFLCFLACFLPLMIMNVSDDGITYPWLHIIASILAWASSVINPIIYAATNRQYRAAYGNLLKFCKNNPVARRTTWGSRTVGHSSNSPHYVDNKRNNLKETPTNL
- the Tre1 gene encoding protein trapped in endoderm-1 isoform X2, encoding MDPDMQNSTLDTIYPREATILAAACACIFSIVGVLGNFITTVALLMHPKLRGHVTTMFVLSLCVSDLLFCSINLPLTASRYIQQQWILGPRLCQMFAFVFYGNEAVSLLSMVAITINRYTLIAYYDMYSQIYTTTKIWIQLLLIWFVSFGLMIPPLLGIWGQLGLDPNTFSCTILPKDGKSPKKYLFVFGFALPCVVIIVSYSCIYWRVRESKRKLEGRSKLSGQTAKEKEEDSRLTTLMLTIFLCFLACFLPLMIMNVSDDGITYPWLHIIASILAWASSVINPIIYAATNRQYRAAYGNLLKFCKNNPVARRTTWGSRTVGHSSNSPHYVDNKRNNLKETPTNL